CGCATGAGATCAGCGTGCGCCCTCGAACACCCCGCCGGGATACCGTGTCCGGCGAGTGTGGAAGACACGACCGATTGTGAACAACCGCATTGCCACTCGAGCCGCTGCCACTCGAGTTACTTCCACCCGCATAGTTGCCACTCGAGTTGACGCCGCGTGAGCTACTCCCGCTCGACTTACTGCCACCGAAGCCATAGCCACTCGAACGCCGGGAGGAAACCGCGATGAGCTCCCCGCACGCCGATCCGCACCACGAACCCCCACACCGCGAAGGCTCGCGTCAGGAAGGCCTGGGTCAGGAATCGCCGCGCCAAGAACCCCCACGCCAAGAACCCCCACGCCAAGAACCCGCGCGCACCGACCCGCAGCCAATCGACTACCGCTTCACCTTGGCCAATGAACGCACCTTCCTGGCGTGGATGCGCACCGCTCTGGGGCTGCTCGCGGGTGGTGTTGCTGTGCACGAACTGGTTCGTCCGTTTCGGCACCATGGTTTGCGCAGCGCCGTCGCGATGAGCTGCCTGGTGCTGGCCGCCGTCATCGCGGTCGGCGCGTACGGCCGTTGGCGGCACGTGCAATCGGCGATGGAGCGCGGCGACCGCCTGCCGCGCACGGTCATGGTCCCCATTCTCGCCGCCGGCATCGCCGTGATCGCGGTCCTGGCCAGCGTCGGCCTGCTGCTGTCGTGACGCCACCGTCAGACCGCCCGGTCACCCCGGAGAACCTCCCCGCCGCCCCGCAGGGCTTGGCCGCCACTCCGCAGGATTCGGTCGCCACTGCGCAGGGCTTGGCCGCGGAGCGCACCGCCCTTGCCTGGCGGCGCACTGCCATCGGGTGCATGGCCAATCTGCTGTTGTTCGTCCGGGCCGCCGCCACCAGCGAATACCGGCCGGTCGTCATCCTCGCCGTGGTCGCGATCGCGGCGCTCGCCGTCGTCACCGTCGTGTGCGTGCGGCGGGGCGCTGTTCTACATTCGCATCGAAAAGGCAACTGGGGCAATGGAAGACGTTCCATCACCGCTTTCGCCGGCACGATCTCGGCGGTGGTGGCGACCGCCCTGGGAATCGCGTTCGCCTACGCGGTGTCGGCGGCGTGAGCCGGATTCGCGAGCGCGTAGTGCCACATGAGCCCGAGTGCGCCGGGCACGGTCGCGAACGGCCGCATACCCAATCGCTCGATCACCGCGATCGAGGCCGCGTTGCCCGCATCGACTTCCGCGAGGACACGAGCCGCTCCGAGCTTCTCGAAGGCATAGGCCACCACCGCCGCCGCGGCCTCGCCCGCGAACCCGCGTCCCCAATGCTCGGGGTCGAGGCTGTAGACGACCTCCAATTCCGGCCCGCCGTCCAGTCGCCGCAGCCCGGCCGTGCCGACCAGAATTCCCGTCTCGCGTTCCCGCACTGTCCAGAATCCGAAATCCGCGGCGGCGAAATCCTTTTCGGAATTGGCGATGATCCGCGTCACGTCCGCATCGCCGAGCGTCTCCCCGTCGAAGAGGAATTCGCGAACTTCCGGCGTCCGCCACAGCCGCGCCAACGCGTCGTGATCGCGCGAGTTCACCGGTGTCAGCGTCAGCCGTTCGGTCTGCAGCACCACTCCACCGTAGGCCGCTGACCTGCGGCGGCGCAGTCGAATATCGCCGACTCCGGACCCGATTTCGGTCTGCGGGCCCCGCTGCGTAAACTGGGTCAGCGGTTTGCGTGAACGCGAACCGACTTCGCGCGCCCACCGTGAGTGTCGCCGGCTGGTCCCCCTGAATTTTTCTCGGAGGGTTCCGGTGGCCGTGAGCGCCAGGGCAGGAATCGCCGATTCCTGTGTCAACCAGCAACGAGAGGAAGTTACGGAGCCATGGCTGTCGTAACAATGAAGCAGCTGCTCGACAGCGGCGCGCACTTCGGTCACCAGACCCGCCGGTGGAACCCGAAGATGAAGCGGTTCATCTTCACCGACCGCAACGGCATCTACATCATCGATCTGCAGCAGACGCTGACCTACATCGACAAGGCCTACGAGTTCGTCAAGGAGACCGTTGCCCACGGCGGCACCGTCCTCTTCGTCGGCACCAAGAAGCAGGCCCAGGAGTCGATCGCGTCCGAGGCGACCCGCGTCGGCATGCCCTACGTGAACCAGCGCTGGCTGGGCGGCATGCTCACCAACTTCTCGACCGTCCACAAGCGGCTGCAGCGCCTCAAGGAGCTGGAGTCGATGGAGCAGACCGGCGGTTTCGAGGGTCGCACCAAGAAGGAAATCCTCATGCTGACGCGTGAGAAGAACAAGCTGGAGCGCACCCTGGGCGGCATCCGGGACATGGCCAAGGTGCCCTCGGCCATCTGGGTTGTCGACACCAACAAGGAGCACATCGCCGTCGGCGAGGCGCGCAAGCTCAACATCCCGGTCATCGCGATCCTGGACACCAACTGCGATCCCGACCTGGTCGACTACCCGATCCCGGGCAACGACGACGCCATCCGTTCGGCCGCGCTGCTGACCAAGGTCGTCGCCTCCGCGGTCGCCGAGGGCGTGCAGGCTCGTGCCTCGCGTGCCGCCGGTGACTCGAAGCCCGAGGCCGGCGCCGGCGAGCCGCTCGCCGAGTGGGAGCAGGAGCTGCTGGCCCAGGCTGCCCCGGCCGCCGAGGCCGAGGCCCCCGTGGAGACCGCCGCCGAGGCGGAGCTGAAGGAAGACCCGGCCACCAAGACCCCGGCCGACTTCTGATCCACCGCCGCAAGGCATCTGTTCACCTTGCCGACCGTTCATGTTCGATGACGGTCGGCAAGGTGTGACCCCCACAGACTTTCACTCACACAGGGAGGCTCGCCCGAGATGGCGAACTACACCGCCGCCGATGTGAAGCGGCTCCGCGAGCTCACCGGCTCCGGCATGATGGACTGCAAGAAGGCGCTCGAGGAGAACGCGGGCGACTTCGACAAGGCCGTCGAGTTCCTGCGCATCAAGGGCGCCAAGGATGTCGGCAAGCGCGCCGAGCGCGCCACCGCCGAGGGCTTGGTCGTCTCGCAGGACGGCGTCCTGATCGAGATCAACTCCGAGACCGACTTCGTGGCCAAGAACCAGGAGTTCCAGGACGTCGCGAACGCCATCGTGGCCGCCGCCGCGAAGGCCCGCCCGGCCGACCTGGACGCCCTGAAGGCGGTCGAGGTCGACGGCAAGACCGCCGACCAGGTGCTGCAGGAGCTGGCCGCCAAGATCGGTGAGAAGCTCGAGCTGCGCCGCGTCGCGTCGTTCGACGGCCAGACCACCGTCTACCTGCACAAGCGTGCCACCGACCTGCCGCCGTCCGTCGGCGTCCTGGTCGAGTACACCGGTGACAATGCCGAGGCCGCCCGCGCCGCCGGCATGCAGGTCGCCGCCCTCAAGGCCAAGTACCTCACCCGCGAGGACGTCCCGGCCGAGCTCGTCGCCAAGGAGCGCGAGATCGCCGAGGCGACCGCCAAGGAAGAGGGCAAGCCGGAGGCCGCGCTGCCGAAGATCGTCGAAGGCCGCGTCAACGGCTTCTACAAGGACGTCGTGCTGCTGGAGCAGGCTTCGGTCACCGACTCCAAGAAGACCGTCAAGGCCCAGCTGGACGAGGCCGGTGTCACCATCACCCGCTTCGCCCGCTTCGAGGTCGGCCAGGCGTAATCGCCTGACAGCTCGAAAAGGCCCCTCGCCCATCGGATTCCGATGCGCGAGGGGCCTTTTCCGTTCGGACCTGCCGTCAGTCCACGGGCCGGTTCTGGAGCGGGGTGAGCTGGTGGATGTCGTGCTTCAGGCGTAGTTCGGCCACGTCCTCGGGGGTCGCGGTACCGGACATGATCAATTCCGAGAGCTCGCGCAGATAGCGTTCGTGGCCGGCGGGGCTGACCAGGAACAGCATCCTGGCGGTCTGCGAGGTCGGGTTGAAGAAGGCGTGCGGGCAGCCGGCGGGAACGTACATGAAACTGCCGGGGCCGCCGCGGTAGACGGTGGCGCCGTCGTCGGCTTCCCAGGTGAGCCAGTCGCCCACGGCCCGGGCCGCGGGATGGAAGGCCAGCAGCTGCAGTTCGCCTTCGACGATGTAGAAGATCTCCTCCGCGTGCCCGTGCCAGTGCGCGCCCACATCGAAGCCCGGGTTCACCTCGGCCTCGAAGGCCGACCAGACATCGGAGTTGGACTCGCCGACCTTCAAGGTCATTCCGGCCTGCACCTTGTCGCCGACGCCGGGCGGGAGCAGCAATCCGTCGGTCATCGCGCTCCTCAGAGTTTCCAGCCGGTGGCGCGGACCCACGCCTCCAGGGACAGCAGATCGGGCAGGTCGGCGCGCAGGGCGGCGACGTCGACGGGCGGTTCGGGATGGGAGTTGAAGTAGGCGAACATCTTTCCGACCTGCTCGTCGAAGGCGCTGATCTGCTCGACCGGCACCTGCACCGTGCGCGGGGTCAAACCGGCTGCGCGCGCCAGGGTTTCGGCGATTTGCACCGGTGTCGGGTTGTCGCCGGCGAGGTCGACGGTGCGGTGCAGGAACTTCTCCGGCTGCTCGAACACGACGGCGGCGTAGCGGCCGATGTCCGAGATGGCGATCAGCGGCATCGGCTGCTGCGGCGGCACCGCCAGCGCCAGCACCAGGTGATCGCCGTCGCGGGTGGGCCGGTTGTAGGTCGCGAAGTTGTCCATGAACGACACCGGCCGCAGCATGGTGGCGGGCAGGTCGAGTGCGCGAATATGGTCCTCGATGTGCTCCTTGGCGTCGTAGTACTCGATGCCCGAGCCCGAGCCGACACCGCGCAGCGAGCTGTAGACCAGATG
This sequence is a window from Nocardia yunnanensis. Protein-coding genes within it:
- a CDS encoding YidH family protein; protein product: MDYRFTLANERTFLAWMRTALGLLAGGVAVHELVRPFRHHGLRSAVAMSCLVLAAVIAVGAYGRWRHVQSAMERGDRLPRTVMVPILAAGIAVIAVLASVGLLLS
- a CDS encoding DUF202 domain-containing protein; this encodes MTPPSDRPVTPENLPAAPQGLAATPQDSVATAQGLAAERTALAWRRTAIGCMANLLLFVRAAATSEYRPVVILAVVAIAALAVVTVVCVRRGAVLHSHRKGNWGNGRRSITAFAGTISAVVATALGIAFAYAVSAA
- a CDS encoding GNAT family N-acetyltransferase is translated as MLQTERLTLTPVNSRDHDALARLWRTPEVREFLFDGETLGDADVTRIIANSEKDFAAADFGFWTVRERETGILVGTAGLRRLDGGPELEVVYSLDPEHWGRGFAGEAAAAVVAYAFEKLGAARVLAEVDAGNAASIAVIERLGMRPFATVPGALGLMWHYALANPAHAADTA
- the rpsB gene encoding 30S ribosomal protein S2, whose translation is MAVVTMKQLLDSGAHFGHQTRRWNPKMKRFIFTDRNGIYIIDLQQTLTYIDKAYEFVKETVAHGGTVLFVGTKKQAQESIASEATRVGMPYVNQRWLGGMLTNFSTVHKRLQRLKELESMEQTGGFEGRTKKEILMLTREKNKLERTLGGIRDMAKVPSAIWVVDTNKEHIAVGEARKLNIPVIAILDTNCDPDLVDYPIPGNDDAIRSAALLTKVVASAVAEGVQARASRAAGDSKPEAGAGEPLAEWEQELLAQAAPAAEAEAPVETAAEAELKEDPATKTPADF
- the tsf gene encoding translation elongation factor Ts, translated to MANYTAADVKRLRELTGSGMMDCKKALEENAGDFDKAVEFLRIKGAKDVGKRAERATAEGLVVSQDGVLIEINSETDFVAKNQEFQDVANAIVAAAAKARPADLDALKAVEVDGKTADQVLQELAAKIGEKLELRRVASFDGQTTVYLHKRATDLPPSVGVLVEYTGDNAEAARAAGMQVAALKAKYLTREDVPAELVAKEREIAEATAKEEGKPEAALPKIVEGRVNGFYKDVVLLEQASVTDSKKTVKAQLDEAGVTITRFARFEVGQA
- a CDS encoding cupin domain-containing protein, which translates into the protein MTDGLLLPPGVGDKVQAGMTLKVGESNSDVWSAFEAEVNPGFDVGAHWHGHAEEIFYIVEGELQLLAFHPAARAVGDWLTWEADDGATVYRGGPGSFMYVPAGCPHAFFNPTSQTARMLFLVSPAGHERYLRELSELIMSGTATPEDVAELRLKHDIHQLTPLQNRPVD
- a CDS encoding NmrA/HSCARG family protein; translation: MSNPRGPVLVIGATGRQGGATARALLDKGWPVRAFVRDPDAPAAQRLRAAGAELVTGDLDDEGSLRAAMDGVYGLFLMLTMMEGVHITRDAIAAEEHRGRTVAEVAAKSGISHLVYSSLRGVGSGSGIEYYDAKEHIEDHIRALDLPATMLRPVSFMDNFATYNRPTRDGDHLVLALAVPPQQPMPLIAISDIGRYAAVVFEQPEKFLHRTVDLAGDNPTPVQIAETLARAAGLTPRTVQVPVEQISAFDEQVGKMFAYFNSHPEPPVDVAALRADLPDLLSLEAWVRATGWKL